The Symphalangus syndactylus isolate Jambi chromosome 3, NHGRI_mSymSyn1-v2.1_pri, whole genome shotgun sequence genome has a segment encoding these proteins:
- the LOC129479438 gene encoding uncharacterized protein isoform X2, producing the protein MRGGRAPGPRDYPHSFSLGPTARTPNRLVPTHALTNPAPHAGHSPPPYLLEDVKGSVGQLQLSCPSVKGQSFPSLKCDSPENKPDGKSGDNRTPNQQLRSTRCCYCVLGLPSLQNYVKPEISDLPKEMMSYNPSNLPWQTRGSRTWCCKIPVVTMSRRYTVNCASRSCVIQWYKWKL; encoded by the exons ATGCGCGGAGGCAGAGCCCCAGGACCGCGAGACTATCCGCACAGCTTCTCCTTAGGCCCCACAGCTAGAACTCCAAATCGCCTAGTCCCAACCCATGCACTCACTAATCCGGCGCCACACGCTGGGCATTCCCCACCACCTTATCTGCTTGAGGACGTAAAGGGCTCTGTGGGGCAGCTGCAGCTTTCGTGCCCATCTGTTAAAGGCCAGAGCTTCCCATCTCTGAAATGCG ATTCACCAGAGAATAAGCCTGATGGGAAGTCTGGAGATAACAGGACACCCAACCAGCAG TTACGATCAACCAGATGCTGTTACTgtgttcttggacttcccagcctccagaact atgtgaaaccTGAAATTAGTGATTTGCCAAAGGAAATGATGAGCTACAATCCCAG tAATTTGCCCTGGCAGACTCGGGGGTCAAGGACCTGGTGTTGCAAAATTCCAGTAGTTACCATGTCCAGAAGATATACTGTAAATTGTGCTTCCAGAAGTTGCGTCATACAGTGGTACAAATGGAaactttga
- the LOC129479438 gene encoding uncharacterized protein isoform X4: MRGGRAPGPRDYPHSFSLGPTARTPNRLVPTHALTNPAPHAGHSPPPYLLEDVKGSVGQLQLSCPSVKGQSFPSLKCDSPENKPDGKSGDNRTPNQQLRSTRCCYCVLGLPSLQNYVKPEISDLPKEMMSYNPSTFLKQLMIIISTSLIELES; this comes from the exons ATGCGCGGAGGCAGAGCCCCAGGACCGCGAGACTATCCGCACAGCTTCTCCTTAGGCCCCACAGCTAGAACTCCAAATCGCCTAGTCCCAACCCATGCACTCACTAATCCGGCGCCACACGCTGGGCATTCCCCACCACCTTATCTGCTTGAGGACGTAAAGGGCTCTGTGGGGCAGCTGCAGCTTTCGTGCCCATCTGTTAAAGGCCAGAGCTTCCCATCTCTGAAATGCG ATTCACCAGAGAATAAGCCTGATGGGAAGTCTGGAGATAACAGGACACCCAACCAGCAG TTACGATCAACCAGATGCTGTTACTgtgttcttggacttcccagcctccagaact atgtgaaaccTGAAATTAGTGATTTGCCAAAGGAAATGATGAGCTACAATCCCAG CACTTTTCTGAAGCAATTGATGATTATTATCTCCACAAGCCTTATAGA ACTGGAGAGTTGA
- the LOC129479438 gene encoding uncharacterized protein isoform X3 yields the protein MRGGRAPGPRDYPHSFSLGPTARTPNRLVPTHALTNPAPHAGHSPPPYLLEDVKGSVGQLQLSCPSVKGQSFPSLKCDSPENKPDGKSGDNRTPNQQLRSTRCCYCVLGLPSLQNYVKPEISDLPKEMMSYNPSTFLKQLMIIISTSLIESNRQEREP from the exons ATGCGCGGAGGCAGAGCCCCAGGACCGCGAGACTATCCGCACAGCTTCTCCTTAGGCCCCACAGCTAGAACTCCAAATCGCCTAGTCCCAACCCATGCACTCACTAATCCGGCGCCACACGCTGGGCATTCCCCACCACCTTATCTGCTTGAGGACGTAAAGGGCTCTGTGGGGCAGCTGCAGCTTTCGTGCCCATCTGTTAAAGGCCAGAGCTTCCCATCTCTGAAATGCG ATTCACCAGAGAATAAGCCTGATGGGAAGTCTGGAGATAACAGGACACCCAACCAGCAG TTACGATCAACCAGATGCTGTTACTgtgttcttggacttcccagcctccagaact atgtgaaaccTGAAATTAGTGATTTGCCAAAGGAAATGATGAGCTACAATCCCAG CACTTTTCTGAAGCAATTGATGATTATTATCTCCACAAGCCTTATAGA AAGCAACAGACAAGAGCGTGAGCCCTGA